From a region of the Acinetobacter calcoaceticus genome:
- the coaBC gene encoding bifunctional phosphopantothenoylcysteine decarboxylase/phosphopantothenate--cysteine ligase CoaBC, with protein MSFDLSVIPHKNIVLAVTGGIAAYKSAILVRRLKDYGFDVRVVMTHGAQAFITPLTFQALSGNPVHTELLDPAAEAGMGHIELARWADLLLVAPASCDTLAKFAHGLADDLLSTVFLATKSPVWVAPAMNQQMWAAKATQRNLQTLVEDGVHVIMPDAGEQACGDVGLGRMPEPEEIARQVAGYFHQAQRAIAEKFGLLAGKRVVVTAGPTREAIDPVRYISNHSTGKMGFALAAACYAAGAQVTLIAGPVSLDTPNGVKRVNVASARQMLDISMNSLETGCDIFIATAAVADYRVAEVAEHKIKKAGNELNVSLVKNPDIVATIAGQEKRPFMVGFAAETQNVEEYAAGKLVAKKLDMIACNDVSRADIGFASDENAMTVFFAENYHMKKRELEKASKQEISQQLVEAISDALRRK; from the coding sequence GTGAGCTTTGATCTAAGTGTTATTCCTCATAAAAACATTGTTTTAGCTGTTACTGGCGGAATTGCTGCCTATAAAAGTGCCATTTTAGTCCGTCGCCTTAAAGATTATGGCTTTGACGTGCGTGTGGTCATGACACATGGTGCTCAGGCATTTATTACTCCACTAACTTTTCAGGCCCTTTCTGGTAATCCTGTCCATACTGAACTTTTAGACCCTGCGGCTGAAGCAGGAATGGGACATATTGAATTAGCACGTTGGGCTGATTTATTACTGGTTGCACCTGCAAGTTGCGATACTTTGGCAAAATTTGCGCATGGTTTAGCAGATGACTTGCTCAGTACAGTGTTTTTGGCAACAAAATCTCCTGTGTGGGTTGCACCTGCCATGAACCAGCAAATGTGGGCGGCCAAAGCAACACAACGAAATTTACAAACCTTGGTCGAAGATGGCGTACATGTGATTATGCCGGATGCGGGTGAGCAGGCGTGTGGTGATGTCGGTTTAGGTCGTATGCCAGAGCCAGAAGAAATTGCAAGGCAAGTGGCTGGCTATTTCCATCAAGCTCAACGTGCAATCGCTGAAAAATTTGGGTTGTTGGCTGGAAAGCGAGTTGTTGTTACCGCTGGACCAACGCGTGAAGCGATTGACCCTGTTCGTTATATCTCGAACCACAGTACTGGTAAAATGGGCTTTGCTTTAGCTGCTGCTTGTTATGCTGCTGGTGCACAAGTGACGCTAATTGCTGGACCTGTAAGTTTAGATACACCGAATGGTGTAAAAAGAGTAAATGTTGCCTCTGCAAGACAAATGTTAGATATCAGCATGAACTCGTTAGAAACAGGCTGTGATATCTTCATTGCAACTGCCGCAGTCGCAGACTATCGCGTAGCAGAAGTTGCCGAGCATAAGATTAAGAAGGCAGGGAATGAGTTGAATGTTTCCCTTGTGAAAAATCCAGATATTGTGGCAACCATTGCGGGTCAGGAAAAGCGTCCATTTATGGTGGGCTTTGCAGCCGAAACACAAAATGTTGAAGAATATGCGGCAGGAAAACTGGTCGCTAAAAAACTAGATATGATTGCATGTAATGATGTGTCACGTGCAGATATTGGTTTTGCTTCTGATGAAAATGCCATGACGGTTTTCTTTGCTGAAAACTACCACATGAAAAAGCGTGAGTTAGAGAAAGCATCTAAACAAGAAATTTCTCAACAGTTGGTTGAAGCAATTTCGGATGCATTGCGCCGTAAATAA
- the secF gene encoding protein translocase subunit SecF: MMTKVTQQDSKQYGRPDDAKIIPFMKIAKPAAIFSILITIASIFFIATKGLNLGLDFTGGVSAELNYAQPANQSEVIQALAKAGFKDAVVQTLGSNKDLLVRMPVQEVKVEDLTNTITQAVQLPNNAAEVHKVDSVGGQVGNELYVRSAGAVALALILMLIYVTIRFEFKLAMGAVMSLFHDIIIIIGAFALFQWPFDLTVLAAVLAVIGFSLNDNIVVSDRIRENFRKIRGATPREIIDIALTETLRRTIHTSMTLLLVVLAMMFLGGDGLHWFAVAMFVGVFVGTYSSIYIGTAFALWRGLNRQDFIVQVKPEFEDEIP, translated from the coding sequence ATGATGACTAAAGTGACTCAACAAGATTCAAAACAATATGGTCGTCCGGATGATGCAAAAATCATCCCGTTCATGAAGATTGCCAAACCTGCGGCAATCTTCTCGATCCTTATTACGATAGCGAGTATTTTCTTTATTGCAACTAAAGGTCTTAACCTCGGTTTGGACTTTACAGGTGGTGTTTCAGCTGAGCTTAACTATGCTCAACCAGCAAATCAGTCTGAAGTTATTCAGGCACTTGCTAAAGCTGGCTTTAAAGATGCTGTAGTACAGACACTGGGTAGTAATAAAGACTTACTTGTGCGCATGCCTGTACAAGAAGTTAAGGTTGAAGACCTCACCAATACCATCACCCAAGCTGTACAGTTACCAAATAATGCTGCCGAAGTTCATAAAGTGGACTCTGTAGGTGGTCAAGTTGGTAACGAGCTTTATGTTCGTTCTGCCGGTGCGGTTGCACTTGCACTTATTTTAATGTTGATTTACGTGACGATCCGTTTCGAGTTTAAACTCGCAATGGGTGCCGTGATGTCTTTATTCCACGACATCATCATTATTATTGGTGCTTTTGCATTATTCCAATGGCCGTTTGATCTTACGGTTTTAGCTGCGGTACTTGCTGTTATTGGCTTCTCGCTTAACGATAACATTGTAGTGTCAGACCGTATCCGTGAAAATTTCCGTAAAATTCGCGGTGCGACGCCTCGTGAAATCATCGATATTGCTTTAACCGAGACTTTACGTCGTACCATTCATACATCAATGACCTTATTGCTTGTAGTTCTCGCAATGATGTTCTTAGGTGGTGATGGTCTACACTGGTTCGCTGTTGCAATGTTTGTTGGTGTCTTTGTAGGTACTTACTCTTCAATTTATATCGGTACAGCTTTTGCCTTATGGCGTGGACTAAACCGTCAGGACTTCATCGTTCAGGTTAAACCTGAATTTGAGGATGAAATTCCTTAA
- the radC gene encoding RadC family protein, protein MLGNMNTSIKNWPEQERPRERLLQQGPQSLSDAELLAIFLRSGSRQHSAVELSRLLIQHFGSLNAVFDSSLSELTQFNGIGATKYSQLLAVKELGRRYLDHHFQKNNLSLHSSDLVLDYLRYELKGEKQEVFAVLCLDPELRKLHFKKLFFGSVQHCAVSVNQTLRYALQQHACQLVIAHNHPFGSAQPSAEDIALTQQLEHACQLVEIHLLDHFIISPEGSFSFAEQQLLNPATRSVQ, encoded by the coding sequence ATGCTGGGGAATATGAATACTTCTATTAAAAATTGGCCCGAACAAGAGCGGCCAAGAGAACGGTTATTACAACAAGGTCCGCAAAGTCTATCAGATGCAGAGCTACTCGCGATTTTTCTTCGCTCAGGTTCACGACAACATTCAGCAGTCGAACTATCACGTTTACTCATTCAGCATTTTGGTAGCCTAAATGCAGTATTTGATTCATCGTTAAGTGAGTTAACTCAATTTAATGGAATTGGAGCGACGAAATATTCACAATTATTGGCAGTCAAAGAGCTCGGGCGGCGTTATCTCGATCATCACTTTCAGAAAAACAATCTTAGTCTTCACTCTTCTGATTTAGTTTTAGATTATTTGCGCTATGAATTAAAAGGTGAGAAACAAGAAGTCTTTGCAGTGCTGTGTCTAGATCCAGAATTAAGAAAACTTCATTTTAAAAAGCTATTCTTTGGTTCAGTGCAGCATTGTGCTGTCTCAGTCAATCAAACCCTACGCTACGCCTTACAGCAACATGCTTGCCAGCTCGTTATTGCACACAATCATCCATTTGGTTCAGCGCAGCCTTCTGCCGAAGATATTGCCTTAACTCAGCAACTGGAACATGCCTGTCAACTTGTCGAAATACACCTGCTAGATCATTTTATTATCTCCCCAGAAGGAAGCTTTTCTTTTGCTGAACAACAACTGCTCAACCCAGCAACAAGATCAGTTCAATAA